One genomic segment of Helianthus annuus cultivar XRQ/B chromosome 14, HanXRQr2.0-SUNRISE, whole genome shotgun sequence includes these proteins:
- the LOC110908115 gene encoding probable prolyl 4-hydroxylase 3: MRKGRNLLGRHHQGKRSSTVALVLSMLLMLTIVLLVLLALGIFSLPIGSDDDDSSFYLHDRITFKRKRLLVGDIDGDGAGKRGDQWTEILSWEPRAFLYHNFLSKEECEYLINLAKPHMAKSTVVDSKTGQSKDSRVRTSSGTFLRRGRDKIIRTIEKRIADFTFIPVEHGEGLQVLHYEEGQKYEPHFDYFLDEFNTKNGGQRIATVLMYLSDVEEGGETVFPAAQGDISSRPGWNNSSECAKKGLHVKPKMGDALLFWSMRPDATLDPSSLHGGCPVIKGNKWSSTKWMHVEEYKI; the protein is encoded by the exons ATGCGGAAAGGAAGAAACTTATTAGGTCGCCATCACCAAGGGAAGAGATCGTCAACAGTTGCCTTAGTTCTCTCCATGCTTTTGATGCTCACAATTGTTCTCCTTGTGCTTCTTGCGTTGGGGATATTCTCACTTCCGATTGGATCTGATGATGACGATTCTTCGTTTTATCTTCATGATCGCATCACGTTTAAGCGAAAACGGTTGCTTGT TGGTGACATTGATGGTGATGGGGCTGGAAAAAGAGGAGATCAGTGGACTGAGATTCTCTCTTGGGAGCCCAGAGCTTTTCTTTATCACAATTTTTTG TCCAAGGAAGAGTGTGAGTACTTAATAAATCTTGCCAAACCTCACATGGCAAAGTCAACAGTTGTTGATAGCAAGACTGGTCAGAGTAAAGATAGCAG aGTGCGTACAAGCTCTGGGACATTTTTGAGGAGAGGAAGGGATAAAATTATACGAACTATAGAGAAAAGAATTGCTGACTTCACATTCATCCCTGTAG AACATGGAGAAGGACTACAAGTTCTCCATTATGAAGAAGGTCAAAAGTACGAGCCTCACTTTGACTACTTTCTTGATGAGTTCAACACTAAAAATGGAGGCCAGCGAATAGCTACAGTTCTTATGTATTT GTCTGACGTGGAGGAAGGGGGAGAGACAGTTTTTCCTGCTGCACAAGGAGATATTAGCTCCAGACCAGGGTGGAATAATTCGTCTGAGTGTGCTAAAAAGGGTCTTCATGTGAAACCGAAAATGGGTGATGCGTTACTTTTTTGGAGCATGAGGCCTGATGCAACATTGGATCCAAGTAGTTTGCATG GTGGTTGTCCTGTGATTAAAGGGAATAAATGGTCATCTACAAAGTGGATGCATGTCGAAGAATACAAAATATAA